A single Arcanobacterium canis DNA region contains:
- a CDS encoding polyprenyl synthetase family protein, with translation MSLIDSLFSSDHPLAVRLRARMEEVEDALRDAVRVGDLVADSATSHLASAGGKRLRPALTVLTAELGPNPQAQAVIDSAVVVELTHLASLYHDDVMDDAPLRRGVPSAQYVYGNSSAIMAGDMLFARASAIVAGLGPKAVLLHARTFERLCIGQLHETVGPQEGEDPQAHHIQVLAGKTGSLIAASARYGVLSAGGSEELAEAVAQYGERVGVAFQIADDVIDLMSDSDVTGKTPGTDLLEGVPTMPTLLLERMATEGTIDREGEEILAMLAEGHLDEGDRLENVVAMLRRHDVVEQTRQLAHQWTSDALAELEIVEEGDVKDALVTFAYAMVDRMA, from the coding sequence ATGAGCTTGATTGACAGCCTGTTCTCCTCAGATCATCCTCTGGCGGTGCGCCTTCGCGCCCGTATGGAGGAAGTTGAAGATGCGCTGCGTGACGCCGTGCGCGTCGGTGATCTTGTGGCTGACTCGGCCACGTCGCATTTGGCGTCTGCAGGTGGCAAGCGCCTTCGGCCGGCACTGACCGTACTCACTGCGGAATTGGGGCCGAATCCGCAAGCGCAGGCTGTCATCGACTCGGCGGTGGTCGTGGAATTGACGCATCTTGCGTCGCTCTATCACGACGACGTTATGGACGATGCTCCTCTACGTCGCGGAGTCCCCTCGGCACAATATGTCTATGGAAACTCCTCTGCGATTATGGCAGGGGACATGCTCTTTGCTCGAGCATCTGCGATCGTGGCCGGGCTTGGTCCGAAAGCGGTGTTACTTCACGCGCGCACTTTCGAGCGCCTGTGCATTGGCCAACTCCATGAGACCGTGGGACCTCAGGAAGGTGAGGATCCTCAGGCTCATCACATTCAAGTTCTCGCTGGAAAAACGGGATCTTTGATCGCGGCATCTGCACGGTATGGTGTACTTTCTGCGGGCGGAAGTGAGGAACTTGCCGAAGCAGTGGCTCAATACGGTGAGCGTGTGGGCGTGGCATTCCAGATCGCCGATGACGTTATTGATCTCATGTCCGATTCCGATGTTACAGGTAAGACGCCAGGAACTGATTTGCTTGAAGGCGTGCCGACAATGCCAACGTTACTTCTTGAGCGTATGGCTACTGAGGGGACTATCGACCGCGAGGGCGAGGAAATTCTGGCGATGTTGGCTGAAGGTCACCTCGATGAGGGTGATCGGCTGGAGAACGTCGTCGCAATGCTGCGTCGTCATGACGTCGTTGAGCAAACACGCCAGCTGGCACATCAGTGGACCTCAGATGCACTCGCTGAACTGGAGATCGTTGAGGAGGGCGATGTCAAAGATGCTCTGGTGACTTTTGCCTACGCAATGGTTGATCGAATGGCATAA
- the nuoN gene encoding NADH-quinone oxidoreductase subunit NuoN produces MTPLLIVLGAAVISTLVEAFCPREYRRPIQLTIAILALAGALLASAWRWTEFIAGGRKITPYSVLSGAPGTQTISEQATRVPNTGIGLVEDGVSLVSFIVLLVVALIAFLVIADRTHVGDGSFAASSATRPGSQEERESTAAGRIQTEIFPLALFATGGMMAFTAAFDLLTLFIALELLSLPLYVLSATARRRRLLSQEAAMKYFLLGAFSSAVFLMGAAFIYGGTGRVSFFEVAAVTGNGTSPMVLGSTSFTVIGVVMVILGLLFKIGAAPFHQWVPDVYQGAPTPITAFMAAGTKAAAFAALIRVMMFLSAPARDALTPFLWIVIIATIVVGTVMGLVQKDIKRLLAYSSIAHAGFILIALLGVAALPSLSSDIEAFRPTATAIAAIFYYLLTYGFATIGAFGVVTLVRSKDSAGNVVGEATDLDSWRGLGKRSPFLATSMLVFLLSFAGIPFTGGFIGKFEAFRAGIHAGGAILVVIAVLASAVTAFFYFRLVALMFFEEPDGESTVVVTSEGMSMVAIVVALVATIALGILPAPFLDFMQGSFIL; encoded by the coding sequence ATGACGCCGTTGCTGATTGTGCTGGGCGCGGCAGTGATCTCCACTCTCGTCGAGGCCTTCTGTCCACGTGAGTATCGACGTCCGATTCAGCTCACAATTGCGATTTTGGCTCTTGCAGGCGCTCTATTGGCAAGTGCATGGCGATGGACGGAGTTCATTGCCGGGGGACGCAAGATCACCCCATACTCGGTTTTGTCTGGTGCGCCAGGCACTCAAACAATTTCTGAGCAGGCGACGCGTGTGCCAAACACCGGAATTGGTTTGGTTGAAGATGGTGTTTCGCTCGTTTCATTCATCGTCTTACTTGTGGTGGCGTTGATTGCATTTTTAGTGATAGCTGATCGCACCCACGTTGGGGACGGTTCCTTTGCAGCGTCGTCAGCAACACGTCCAGGCTCGCAAGAGGAACGCGAATCGACGGCAGCTGGTCGGATCCAGACCGAAATCTTCCCACTTGCCCTCTTCGCCACCGGTGGCATGATGGCATTTACTGCAGCATTCGATCTGCTGACGTTGTTCATCGCACTGGAGCTACTGTCCTTGCCGCTCTATGTGCTCTCGGCAACGGCACGTCGTCGTCGCCTTCTTTCTCAAGAGGCTGCGATGAAATACTTCCTCTTGGGTGCATTCTCGTCGGCGGTTTTCCTCATGGGAGCAGCGTTCATCTATGGCGGTACGGGACGCGTGTCGTTCTTCGAAGTGGCCGCAGTAACCGGTAATGGCACAAGCCCGATGGTTCTGGGAAGCACGAGCTTTACGGTGATCGGCGTGGTCATGGTGATTTTGGGACTGCTGTTCAAGATCGGCGCTGCGCCATTCCACCAATGGGTACCTGATGTCTACCAGGGCGCTCCGACTCCGATCACTGCGTTCATGGCTGCTGGAACCAAGGCTGCGGCTTTCGCTGCGTTGATTCGTGTGATGATGTTCCTTTCGGCTCCAGCGCGTGATGCGCTGACTCCGTTCCTGTGGATCGTCATCATCGCCACGATCGTCGTTGGCACAGTCATGGGTCTGGTGCAGAAAGATATTAAGCGTCTGCTCGCTTACTCGTCGATTGCGCACGCAGGTTTCATTCTGATCGCACTGCTGGGGGTTGCCGCCCTGCCATCACTATCGTCAGATATCGAAGCATTCCGTCCAACTGCAACGGCGATTGCTGCGATCTTCTACTACCTGTTGACATACGGATTCGCTACGATCGGCGCGTTCGGTGTTGTGACTTTGGTGCGCTCGAAGGACTCGGCAGGGAACGTCGTCGGCGAAGCCACGGACTTGGATTCCTGGCGAGGACTGGGTAAGCGAAGCCCATTCTTAGCGACGTCGATGCTGGTCTTCCTCTTGTCCTTCGCTGGTATTCCCTTCACCGGCGGATTCATCGGAAAGTTCGAAGCGTTCCGCGCAGGTATCCATGCAGGTGGAGCCATTCTCGTGGTAATTGCAGTTCTCGCTTCTGCGGTGACCGCTTTCTTCTACTTCCGACTCGTCGCATTGATGTTCTTCGAAGAACCGGACGGCGAATCGACAGTGGTGGTCACCTCTGAAGGTATGTCGATGGTTGCAATTGTTGTTGCACTTGTTGCTACGATTGCGCTGGGCATCCTGCCCGCTCCATTCCTCGACTTCATGCAAGGGTCCTTCATTCTATGA
- a CDS encoding complex I subunit 4 family protein — protein MISNAAFPWLTFLIALVALAAVMLWLVRPLRRVARHYALAVSVLVFVLFAVAFATGYHTDHISLYESYRWIPQIGVTWTVGINGLQAVMIFLATFLVPVVILAEYGQDDTEESYGFFAWVLALEAVMIGLFAVQDLFVFYVLFEALVIPMYFLIGRYGGENRKPAAMKFLVYSLVGGLIMLAGVIGVYAYGPGGSDAYLYSTLAQGLNASETAQLWLFGSFFIAFAIKAPMWPLHTWLPDTAAEATPGTSTLLVSVLDKLGTYGMIVICVPLFPRAALGLSVTIIVLALISIFWGALMAVKADNLLRLVAYTSVSHFGFMVMAIFSGSTLAMTGAMVYMVAHGISTAGMFLVVGFLARRGNSYLISSYGGWQRVTPLIAGTFLVSGLATIALPGLSGFIPEYMTLMGTFQTVKWAALAAVPAVVIASVYVLWPYQRVFTGPKPDVDVEDMRATEKTAMGLILAAMLWLGFYPAPVIDLVSTPAAYAVSVMAQVSTTENIVLEGSNK, from the coding sequence ATGATTTCCAACGCAGCCTTCCCTTGGCTGACATTTTTGATTGCCCTGGTGGCACTCGCCGCTGTGATGCTGTGGCTCGTGCGACCGCTTCGTCGGGTGGCGCGCCACTACGCCCTGGCAGTTTCCGTGCTTGTCTTCGTGCTCTTCGCCGTCGCCTTCGCCACTGGCTACCACACGGATCACATCTCCTTGTATGAGTCCTACCGCTGGATTCCTCAAATCGGTGTGACCTGGACAGTGGGTATTAACGGCCTTCAGGCAGTCATGATTTTCCTTGCGACCTTCCTCGTCCCCGTTGTCATCCTTGCCGAATATGGTCAAGATGACACGGAGGAGTCCTATGGTTTCTTCGCCTGGGTCCTTGCTCTTGAAGCAGTGATGATTGGACTTTTCGCGGTTCAGGATCTCTTCGTTTTCTACGTGCTCTTCGAAGCACTCGTCATTCCGATGTACTTCCTCATCGGGCGATACGGCGGCGAGAATCGCAAGCCTGCGGCGATGAAATTCTTGGTGTACTCCCTCGTCGGTGGCTTGATTATGCTCGCCGGAGTGATCGGGGTGTACGCGTACGGTCCAGGTGGGAGCGACGCCTATCTCTACTCAACGCTGGCACAGGGGCTCAACGCTTCCGAAACCGCTCAACTGTGGCTGTTCGGCTCATTCTTCATCGCATTCGCAATCAAGGCGCCGATGTGGCCATTGCACACCTGGCTTCCTGATACGGCTGCTGAAGCGACGCCGGGAACCTCGACACTCTTAGTCTCCGTGCTCGACAAGCTGGGGACCTACGGCATGATCGTCATCTGTGTGCCTCTCTTTCCTCGTGCTGCCCTCGGGCTTTCGGTGACGATCATCGTGCTCGCGCTGATCTCGATTTTCTGGGGTGCGCTCATGGCAGTAAAGGCTGATAACCTTCTGCGCCTGGTTGCCTACACCTCGGTGTCCCACTTTGGCTTCATGGTCATGGCAATTTTCTCCGGCTCAACACTGGCGATGACCGGTGCGATGGTCTACATGGTGGCTCACGGAATTTCGACAGCCGGCATGTTCTTAGTCGTGGGTTTCCTCGCACGCCGTGGCAACTCCTACCTGATCTCCAGTTACGGCGGGTGGCAACGTGTCACGCCGTTGATCGCAGGAACATTCCTCGTCAGCGGTTTGGCGACGATTGCTCTTCCTGGCCTGTCGGGGTTCATTCCGGAATACATGACGTTGATGGGCACGTTCCAAACAGTTAAGTGGGCCGCACTTGCCGCTGTTCCGGCTGTCGTGATCGCTTCTGTTTATGTCTTGTGGCCGTATCAGAGAGTATTTACTGGTCCGAAGCCGGACGTGGACGTTGAGGATATGAGGGCGACTGAAAAGACTGCGATGGGTCTGATTCTTGCTGCGATGCTGTGGCTCGGATTCTACCCAGCGCCGGTTATCGACCTCGTCTCCACCCCAGCAGCTTACGCTGTGTCGGTCATGGCTCAGGTATCAACCACTGAGAATATCGTTCTCGAAGGGAGCAACAAGTGA
- the nuoL gene encoding NADH-quinone oxidoreductase subunit L, with the protein MNLYMMPVAPVPATGMAANVWLAVAIPLAVALLLLVLGRQADRWGHWLAIAASSASFVIGLIATIGLLGVDASSRVTESVLYSWLPGTELQVDLATRFDPLSATFVMLVTFVGTLIHIYSVEYMAHDVDRRRFFAYLNLFVASMLMLVLGNSYLTLFLGWEGVGLASYLLISFWNFVPEYATAGKKAFVMNRVGDLGMLIAMMAMVSVFGSVNFSVVEAGASKATTEWMTFIGLFLLLAACGKSAQFPLQAWLGDAMAGPTPVSALIHAATMVTAGVYLMVRSGAIYLAAPTASLVVAIIGLITLVFGAVVGAAKDDMKKVLAASTMSQIGYMMLAAGLGPVGAAFAIFHLVTHGAFKANMFLGAGAVMHAMNDEVNMRGFGGLFSRMKITAVTFMCGYLAIIGFPFLSGFFSKDKIIEAAFVGEGARPWIFGFITVAVAGLTAFYMSRLVFMIFFGKARWSDHGDQAHHPHDPGPLMWVPMAILALGSLALGGILNVVGFISWLSPSIGQTPHHEPVLAPIAITVMTLVAVAVGVGIAWKMYIAVEVPATAPQANALVRAARADLYQDAINENLVMKPSMIVATGTAVADHEFVDGAVRGIAKGSFGAGHIIGKLQNGFARSYASLMTAGVLLALIVVISVGLGK; encoded by the coding sequence ATGAATCTGTACATGATGCCCGTCGCTCCAGTGCCAGCCACTGGAATGGCGGCAAATGTGTGGCTCGCGGTTGCCATTCCGCTCGCTGTAGCGCTCCTGCTTCTTGTCCTCGGACGTCAAGCGGACCGATGGGGTCACTGGCTCGCAATCGCTGCGTCGAGTGCGTCCTTCGTGATCGGTCTGATCGCAACGATCGGTCTTCTTGGAGTGGATGCTTCGTCCAGAGTGACCGAATCTGTGCTCTACTCGTGGTTGCCAGGCACTGAGCTTCAAGTCGATCTGGCCACGCGCTTCGATCCGCTTTCCGCCACCTTCGTCATGCTGGTGACTTTCGTCGGCACCCTGATCCACATCTACTCGGTGGAGTACATGGCACACGACGTCGATCGTCGTCGCTTCTTCGCCTACCTCAACCTGTTTGTGGCATCGATGCTCATGCTCGTCCTTGGCAATTCGTATCTGACACTATTCCTCGGATGGGAAGGCGTTGGCCTGGCATCATACCTGCTCATTTCCTTCTGGAATTTCGTTCCGGAATATGCGACAGCTGGTAAGAAGGCGTTTGTCATGAATCGTGTGGGCGACCTCGGAATGCTCATTGCGATGATGGCGATGGTATCCGTGTTCGGCTCAGTCAACTTCTCTGTAGTCGAGGCGGGCGCCTCGAAAGCGACGACGGAGTGGATGACTTTCATTGGTCTATTCTTGTTGCTCGCAGCGTGTGGTAAGTCGGCACAGTTCCCGTTGCAGGCATGGTTGGGTGATGCAATGGCAGGTCCGACGCCAGTGTCAGCACTGATCCACGCAGCGACGATGGTGACGGCGGGTGTTTACCTCATGGTTCGCTCGGGTGCGATTTATCTCGCTGCTCCGACTGCGTCCCTTGTAGTGGCGATCATCGGTCTGATCACCCTCGTCTTTGGAGCTGTCGTTGGTGCTGCGAAGGATGACATGAAGAAAGTCCTTGCAGCTTCGACCATGAGCCAGATCGGCTATATGATGCTTGCTGCTGGACTTGGCCCGGTCGGTGCCGCCTTCGCGATCTTCCACCTCGTCACCCACGGTGCATTCAAGGCCAATATGTTCCTTGGTGCTGGTGCTGTGATGCACGCAATGAACGACGAAGTCAACATGCGTGGTTTCGGAGGCTTGTTCTCGCGTATGAAGATCACGGCCGTAACATTCATGTGCGGTTACCTCGCGATTATCGGTTTCCCGTTCTTATCCGGATTCTTCTCCAAGGACAAGATCATCGAAGCAGCCTTCGTCGGCGAGGGCGCGCGCCCGTGGATCTTCGGATTCATCACCGTTGCCGTCGCCGGCCTGACCGCGTTCTACATGTCGCGCTTGGTCTTCATGATCTTCTTCGGGAAGGCGCGATGGAGCGATCATGGGGATCAGGCACATCATCCGCACGATCCAGGTCCATTGATGTGGGTACCGATGGCCATTCTTGCGCTCGGTTCACTCGCCCTCGGAGGCATCCTCAACGTCGTTGGCTTTATTTCGTGGCTTTCTCCATCAATCGGGCAAACACCTCATCATGAGCCAGTTCTTGCGCCGATCGCGATCACCGTGATGACCCTCGTTGCCGTCGCAGTGGGAGTCGGAATTGCTTGGAAGATGTACATTGCGGTTGAGGTTCCCGCTACTGCACCGCAAGCCAATGCGCTCGTTCGTGCTGCACGCGCTGATCTCTACCAAGATGCGATCAACGAAAACCTCGTCATGAAACCGTCAATGATTGTGGCAACCGGCACTGCTGTTGCTGACCACGAGTTCGTTGACGGCGCAGTGCGTGGTATCGCAAAGGGATCGTTCGGTGCAGGACATATCATCGGTAAGCTCCAAAACGGTTTCGCTCGGAGCTACGCAAGCTTGATGACCGCTGGTGTGCTTCTTGCGCTTATTGTGGTTATCAGCGTTGGCCTAGGAAAGTAG
- the nuoK gene encoding NADH-quinone oxidoreductase subunit NuoK: MDLLWYVALAVVLFTLGAATVLTRRNGVIALLGVEIMLNSANLALVSFSRMWGDLQGQVFSFFVMVVAAAEVVVGLAIVVSIFRTRRSASLDGVNLLKH, encoded by the coding sequence ATGGACCTTCTGTGGTACGTGGCGCTGGCCGTCGTGCTTTTTACCCTCGGCGCAGCAACTGTTCTCACCCGACGCAACGGCGTGATTGCACTTCTCGGAGTGGAAATCATGCTGAATTCCGCGAATCTTGCGCTCGTCAGCTTTTCACGCATGTGGGGCGATCTCCAGGGGCAGGTTTTTTCCTTCTTCGTCATGGTCGTTGCTGCTGCAGAAGTCGTGGTCGGGTTGGCGATCGTGGTGTCCATCTTCCGAACCCGTAGGTCCGCCTCGCTTGATGGCGTGAACCTTCTCAAACACTGA
- a CDS encoding NADH-quinone oxidoreductase subunit J, translated as MTQAAISLSTAEAVGFFIIAALMVVAAAYGLLIARKAVYTTISVIFVMVCLAVLYTMLEAPFMGVAQVVVYTGAILMMFLFVLMLVGVDSADSGHETLKAQKPVAILGGLGIAAILIAVVFGFVGTGFDKAPANLKQDLFPVGLEAANANGNPVGVSHVIFNNFVLTLEITGCLLIVAALGAMTLTHRDKVHSRLTQSESATQKMLDFTEKGIHPGHLPNAGVFAESNSSTNPSLTYGGKPAKGSINRVLAIRGQGRSLPEVSPGAVDIITNGPGLHGPSTYGAVTRASVPGMPGVAAPDYEAAAKRHQLATGKTQEVDAPEASDVVEEHQVTETHTEKGEEK; from the coding sequence ATGACACAAGCTGCAATTTCGCTCTCGACGGCGGAGGCCGTAGGATTCTTTATCATCGCGGCGCTGATGGTTGTCGCTGCGGCGTACGGTCTGTTGATTGCTCGCAAAGCTGTCTACACCACGATTTCCGTGATTTTCGTGATGGTCTGTCTCGCCGTGCTGTACACCATGCTGGAAGCTCCTTTCATGGGTGTCGCCCAGGTGGTCGTCTACACGGGCGCAATTTTGATGATGTTCTTGTTCGTCCTCATGCTGGTTGGTGTTGACTCAGCCGACTCTGGACATGAAACGCTCAAGGCTCAAAAGCCGGTTGCAATTCTTGGCGGTCTCGGTATCGCAGCGATCTTGATCGCAGTGGTCTTCGGTTTTGTCGGCACAGGGTTCGACAAAGCGCCAGCGAATTTGAAACAAGATCTCTTCCCCGTCGGCCTGGAAGCAGCAAACGCAAACGGCAACCCCGTCGGTGTATCGCACGTGATCTTCAATAATTTTGTTCTCACGCTCGAAATCACCGGCTGCCTTCTGATCGTTGCAGCGCTGGGTGCGATGACGCTGACTCATCGTGACAAGGTCCATTCGCGTCTGACACAAAGTGAGAGTGCGACCCAAAAGATGCTCGACTTCACCGAAAAAGGCATCCACCCAGGACATCTTCCAAATGCTGGTGTGTTCGCAGAGTCGAACTCGTCAACGAATCCATCGCTGACATACGGTGGAAAACCTGCTAAAGGCTCGATTAACCGTGTTCTGGCCATTCGTGGACAAGGGCGTTCGTTGCCTGAGGTGTCGCCAGGTGCGGTCGATATCATCACCAACGGCCCTGGCTTGCACGGCCCATCCACATACGGCGCCGTCACACGTGCATCTGTTCCTGGTATGCCAGGCGTGGCTGCCCCCGACTATGAGGCGGCAGCGAAGCGACACCAACTCGCGACGGGAAAAACACAAGAAGTGGACGCGCCTGAGGCCTCCGACGTCGTCGAAGAACACCAGGTCACTGAAACGCACACCGAAAAGGGAGAGGAAAAGTAA
- the nuoI gene encoding NADH-quinone oxidoreductase subunit NuoI produces MSENTNENLQRFDQPDPEQYSPNKKGPIGRMLSPVAGFGVTFSTLFRPVVTEQYLPNTGKKKNEAHIRPRYHGLHKLNRYADGLEKCIGCELCAWACPADAILVEADANTPDAQYSPGERYGRVYQVNYLRCIFCAYCIQACPTRALTMSNEFEIAGQTRESMIYEKENLLVPLAEGMLQPPHPMVEGTTDADYYKGNITGPTQNQVDWVREHRPDDPSLETVQVVEVNER; encoded by the coding sequence ATGTCTGAAAATACGAACGAAAATCTGCAGCGTTTCGATCAGCCCGATCCTGAGCAGTACAGCCCAAACAAAAAGGGTCCAATCGGCCGTATGCTGTCGCCCGTGGCCGGATTTGGCGTGACATTCTCGACGTTGTTCCGTCCAGTTGTGACCGAGCAGTACTTGCCCAATACGGGGAAGAAAAAGAATGAGGCTCATATCCGTCCTCGTTACCACGGCCTTCATAAGCTCAACCGCTATGCTGACGGACTGGAAAAGTGCATTGGCTGTGAGCTGTGCGCATGGGCGTGCCCAGCGGACGCGATCCTCGTCGAGGCTGACGCGAATACCCCCGATGCCCAGTATTCGCCGGGGGAGCGTTACGGACGCGTTTACCAAGTTAACTACCTGCGATGCATCTTTTGTGCATACTGCATCCAAGCGTGCCCAACACGCGCTTTGACGATGTCGAATGAATTTGAGATCGCTGGCCAGACACGCGAGTCGATGATCTACGAGAAGGAAAACCTCCTCGTTCCATTGGCAGAAGGTATGTTGCAACCGCCTCATCCGATGGTTGAGGGGACAACTGACGCTGACTACTACAAGGGCAATATCACTGGTCCAACTCAGAACCAGGTCGATTGGGTGCGCGAGCACCGCCCAGATGATCCGTCCCTTGAGACAGTACAGGTTGTGGAGGTGAACGAACGATGA
- the nuoH gene encoding NADH-quinone oxidoreductase subunit NuoH, whose amino-acid sequence MNHFLTVGGVAADFSQDTWWIWVIKAVVAVVFLILTVIFALWVERRLLARMQNRVGPNVVGPFGLFQSFPDALKLLVKEDFNLRGADRGVYFVAPAISALAAFTVIAVIPFGPEVSLFGHHTPVQLADSPVAMLFVLAVAALGEYGLVFGGWSAKSTLPLYGSVRSATQMISYELAQGLSLVTVFLTANTMSTSGIVDAQGSLWNVILLMPAFLIFLVTMFGEANRLPFDLPEAEGEIVAGPHTEYSSMKFGWYYLSEYINMFNLSMLATTLFFGGWHADPMTTAVFSLWGGDPNIGWFPVLTFLLKTWTFMCVFIWVRGTLLRFRYDQFMKLGWKGLIPFALGWLALVMIAVGINMAYPINLRAVMVILAIGYSLIMLIVAFGDDRVTPTQDEVEVARAQEEFTGFENGYPVPPLPGQQLPPSPRAGRQSARVTRTLEEAENV is encoded by the coding sequence GTGAACCACTTCTTGACAGTGGGTGGGGTTGCCGCCGACTTCTCGCAAGATACCTGGTGGATCTGGGTGATTAAGGCTGTTGTGGCCGTGGTCTTCTTGATTCTGACAGTGATCTTCGCGTTGTGGGTCGAGCGCAGGCTCCTCGCTCGTATGCAGAACCGAGTCGGGCCAAACGTCGTCGGACCATTTGGACTCTTCCAGTCGTTCCCCGATGCACTGAAACTTCTGGTGAAGGAAGACTTCAACCTGCGCGGAGCTGACCGCGGGGTGTACTTCGTTGCACCAGCGATTTCAGCTCTCGCCGCTTTCACTGTGATTGCAGTGATTCCCTTTGGCCCAGAAGTTTCACTCTTCGGTCATCACACTCCGGTCCAGCTCGCTGATTCGCCCGTGGCGATGTTATTTGTGCTGGCGGTTGCTGCTCTTGGCGAATATGGATTGGTCTTCGGTGGATGGTCGGCAAAGTCCACGCTTCCGCTCTACGGCTCGGTTCGAAGCGCAACGCAGATGATTTCTTATGAGCTTGCTCAGGGACTGTCACTCGTGACCGTCTTCCTCACAGCGAATACCATGTCTACCTCAGGAATTGTGGACGCGCAGGGTTCGTTGTGGAACGTCATCTTGTTGATGCCGGCATTCTTGATTTTCTTGGTCACGATGTTTGGTGAAGCCAACCGACTCCCATTCGATCTGCCCGAAGCTGAAGGTGAGATTGTCGCCGGCCCTCACACCGAGTACTCGTCGATGAAGTTCGGATGGTACTACCTGTCCGAGTACATCAACATGTTCAACTTGTCGATGCTCGCCACGACATTGTTCTTTGGTGGCTGGCACGCTGATCCGATGACCACAGCGGTCTTTAGCTTGTGGGGTGGAGATCCGAACATTGGATGGTTCCCGGTCTTGACCTTCCTGCTCAAGACCTGGACTTTCATGTGCGTCTTCATTTGGGTCCGTGGCACTTTGCTCCGTTTCCGCTATGACCAATTCATGAAGCTCGGCTGGAAAGGCCTGATTCCATTCGCACTTGGGTGGCTGGCATTAGTGATGATTGCTGTGGGAATCAACATGGCCTACCCGATTAATCTGCGCGCTGTCATGGTGATTTTGGCAATCGGCTATTCCCTGATCATGTTGATCGTGGCTTTCGGGGATGATCGTGTCACACCGACTCAAGACGAAGTCGAAGTTGCACGTGCGCAGGAAGAGTTCACTGGATTCGAAAATGGCTATCCGGTTCCGCCGTTGCCAGGACAACAGTTGCCGCCGTCCCCGCGCGCAGGACGTCAGTCAGCACGCGTTACTCGCACACTTGAGGAGGCCGAAAATGTCTGA